The genomic window AGTCTCTTTTACCATTTTCATCTCTTCTTTAGTAAATCCATTATCCGTAGCAACGTCAATTTGAGGAATTACATTTAAAGCAATTTGATGAGGGAAAGCTTTTATTTCAGCTTCATCAAGTGTAAATGAAAAGAATGCTTGCATTTGTTTTACAAGTTCTTCCATCCCAGTTTTACCAGCACCAGAAACTGCTTGATAAGTTGATACATCAACTCTTTTAATTCCATATAATTCATCAAGTGGTTTTAATGATAAAACCATTTGAATTGTTGAACAATTTGGATTTGCAATAATTCCTGATTCTTTCCATAATACTATATCTTCTGGATTTACTTCAGGTACAACTAAAGGAACTGTTGGATCCATTCTAAAGTGACTTGTATTATCAATTACAACAGCTCCTGCTTCAACTGCAAATTTTGCAAATTTTTCAGAAACACTTCCACCAGCACTAAAAAATGCAATTTCAACATCATTTTCTTCAAAACAAGTTTCAGTTAATTCTAAAACTGTAATCTCTTTATTTTTATATTCAACTTTTGAACCAGCACTTCTTGAACTAGCTAACGGTATTAATTTATTAATAGGAAAATCATACTCTTCTAAAACTCTAAATAATTCTTCCCCAACTGCACCAGTAGCTCCAACAACTGCAACATTAAACTTTCTCATCTTTCTATTCTTCCTCACCTTTTTCTAAATTATCATCTTCTAAATCTATTACATCTAATAAAGTTTGTGTTTTATTTGTTTCATGATCAAATGGAATTGATTCTAAAATTTCACCATCTTCTGTGTATCTAATAATATTTCCATTTTCATCTAATTCTATCTCTTCATCCTCTTTTGGACATTTAGCAATTGATACAACTTTATCATTTTTATCTACATTTACAATTATTACACCAGCCGTATTTCTTCCAGCTTTTCTAATTGATTGCATATCAACTCTAATCATTTTTCCAATTGAAGTTAATAACATTAAATCTTGTGTATCATCAACTAAAACTTCACCGATTACATTTCCTGTTTTTGGTGATAATTTCATAGAAATAACACCTGAACCTGCTCTATTTGTAAGTCTATATTCACTTACAGTTGTTCTTTTTCCAATACCTTTTTCAGATACAGTTAAAAGTTCTTGTTCTTCATTACTTACAACATCAGCATCTACAACGAAGTCTATATCATGTTTAAACTTGATACCTCTAACTCCTCTTGTACTTCTTCCTTGATCTCTTGTTTTTTCAATTTCGAATCTAATACATTGACCCATGCTTGTGAAAATCATTAAATATTGAGTTTCAACATCTGCAATTTTTGCAGTTACAATTTCATCTAAATCATCAAGAACAATAGCTCTTACACCATTTGATCTAATATTTGAGAACTCACTTAATGAAGTTCTTTTTATAATTCCATTTCTTGTGAAGAATACTAAAGATTTAGATTCATCAAAATCAGGAGTTGGAATAATTTCCATAATTTTTTCGTCAGGTCTTAAGTTGATTAAGTTAACAACTGCTTTACCTTTTGCAGTTCTACTTCCTTCAGGAATTTTGTAAACTTTTAACCAATATAATTGTCCCATATTTGTAACAAACATTAAAGTATCATGAGTATTACTTACAAAGAATTTCTCAATAAAGTCATCATCATGAGTAGTCACGGCAACTTTACCTTTTCCACCTCGTCTTTGTTTTTCATAAGATTTGATTGGAACTCTTTTTACATAACCATTATGAGTGATTGTAACAACCATTGGCTCATTTGGAATTAAATCTTCAATATCAATTTCGTCATAAGAATCTTCAATATCAGTTCTTCTATCACTTGCAAATCTCTCTTGAATATCAGTTAATTCTTCTTTGATAATTTCATTTAATTTCTCTTCAGATTTTAAAATAGATTCTAATTCAGCAATTAAAATCATTAATTCTTGATATTCAGCTTCTAATTTATCTCTTTGAAGACCTGTTAATCTTCCAAGTCTCATATCTAAAATAGCTTGAGATTGAATTGGACTTAAACCAAATCTATTTTGTAAACTATCTTTTGCTTCTTGATCATTTGCACTAGCTCTGATAATTTTTACAACTTCGTCAATATTGTCTAAAGCAATTTTTAAACCTTCTAAAATATGAGCTCTAGCTTTTGCTTTTTCTAAATCAAAAATTGTTCTTCTAATAATTACTGTTTTTCTATGTGATAAGAAAACAGTTAATAATTGAGGTAATGTAAATACT from Arcobacter venerupis includes these protein-coding regions:
- a CDS encoding aspartate-semialdehyde dehydrogenase, yielding MRKFNVAVVGATGAVGEELFRVLEEYDFPINKLIPLASSRSAGSKVEYKNKEITVLELTETCFEENDVEIAFFSAGGSVSEKFAKFAVEAGAVVIDNTSHFRMDPTVPLVVPEVNPEDIVLWKESGIIANPNCSTIQMVLSLKPLDELYGIKRVDVSTYQAVSGAGKTGMEELVKQMQAFFSFTLDEAEIKAFPHQIALNVIPQIDVATDNGFTKEEMKMVKETQKIMHKEMQIAATCVRVPVLRSHSESITVTFNDGVDVDLEKVREVLNNFENVEVIDDLANKKYPMPIISTDTDITYVGRIRKDIYSSNIIHYFNVADQVRVGAATNAVRIALKWADLENDI
- the gyrA gene encoding DNA gyrase subunit A, which translates into the protein MENLFENQDIIDINIEDSVKASYLDYSMSVIIGRALPDAKDGLKPVHRRILFAMHDLNITSKSAYKKSARIVGDVIGKYHPHGDTSVYDALVRMAQTFSMRAPLVDGQGNFGSIDGDSAAAMRYTEARMTKIAEEVLRDLDKDTVNFTPNYDDTMKEPSVLPTRVPTLLLNGSEGIAVGMATKIPPHNINELLNAVLYTIDNPEATADELMQFIQGPDFPTGGTIFGRRGIIDAYNTGRGRVRIRAKHHIETRGKKEIIVLDELPYQVNKARLIELIANLAKDKQIDGISEVRDESDREGIRVVIELKKDAMSEIVLNNLYKSTPMETTFGIILLAVYNKEPKVFTLPQLLTVFLSHRKTVIIRRTIFDLEKAKARAHILEGLKIALDNIDEVVKIIRASANDQEAKDSLQNRFGLSPIQSQAILDMRLGRLTGLQRDKLEAEYQELMILIAELESILKSEEKLNEIIKEELTDIQERFASDRRTDIEDSYDEIDIEDLIPNEPMVVTITHNGYVKRVPIKSYEKQRRGGKGKVAVTTHDDDFIEKFFVSNTHDTLMFVTNMGQLYWLKVYKIPEGSRTAKGKAVVNLINLRPDEKIMEIIPTPDFDESKSLVFFTRNGIIKRTSLSEFSNIRSNGVRAIVLDDLDEIVTAKIADVETQYLMIFTSMGQCIRFEIEKTRDQGRSTRGVRGIKFKHDIDFVVDADVVSNEEQELLTVSEKGIGKRTTVSEYRLTNRAGSGVISMKLSPKTGNVIGEVLVDDTQDLMLLTSIGKMIRVDMQSIRKAGRNTAGVIIVNVDKNDKVVSIAKCPKEDEEIELDENGNIIRYTEDGEILESIPFDHETNKTQTLLDVIDLEDDNLEKGEEE